A single Perca flavescens isolate YP-PL-M2 chromosome 2, PFLA_1.0, whole genome shotgun sequence DNA region contains:
- the ncapg gene encoding condensin complex subunit 3 — MTADNEIEIKEAFQRAQKGHNNKAKLVASLKSRYNKLEDKTLFHEEFVHYLKYAMIVYKREPAVENVIEFVVRFATSFQSPPKTEEEEEEEEEEEEDAEDDHPFLSFIFNFLLESHKANSHAVRFRVCQLINKLLGSMAENAQIDDDLFDHIHQAMLVRVTDKFPNVRIQAALAMTRLQQPKDPDCPTINAYMLILDNDSNAEVRRAVLSCIAMSPRTLPKVLARTRDIKENVRKLAYQVLADKVHIKALTIAQRVSLLQQGLHDTSEAVREVVCSRVLPSWMLRLDGDFIELLHRLDVENCAQTALDTLKAIFKGTPTEELLQNRAQLDNRKLIPVDSLSCENVLYWRALYEFIKAKGEEGDEILEQVLPDAATYADYLCGYLKAVPLLSEEQRADFTQLELVMTKEFIAQQLIHLIGCLDTNEEGGRKRVLAVLQEMLALPQTPSSLVSLLMEKLLTLVPDDHRRIQTVAELISDLREPINEASQPVDENMSRRQQVQLAEVKVCILEAKQTLEDCITTQDFSRAADLKDSITELENRRNQIIQDIAESSQPADKETRTEKNDPETLLRCLTMCAELLKQMSIKTRIGPTISALMSSLVLPSIANAHPAVRNMAVLCLGTCTLHSKELAKTHMVLLLQIAQLDEVKIRISALRAIIDLLLLFGFQLLSDPAATPTVLHSQSPDRQEEDAPVAEEKGDVPEDTAQSILVMLSEFLDSELSDLRTETAEGLAKLMYNGRISSAKMFSRLVLLWYNPVTEGDTRLRHCLGVFFQLYARESRVHQEVVEEGFLPTVRTLMNAPATSPLAEVDINNVVELLVELTRPSALIKASANTEEVCVHDYLAVRMCGEMLKDPTAPEVRLYAKTLSNLELSRDETVRKDLQMLLQQLVQVVKDRVLLRALEKMIYQLVDSKEQAELLSASALQPVDVNADEVATDDPSKSAKRAKRGQRKACTAKGGKKSSRRAESSEESDGENVPESVPVVRPSRRAKTAALEKTKLDLNTLINQEANVS; from the exons ATGACTGCAGACAATGAAATAGAGATTAAAGAGGCGTTTCAGCGCGCTCAGAAGGGTCACAATAACAAGGCAAAGCTGGTGGCAAGCCTGAAGAGCCGCTACAACAAG CTTGAGGACAAGACACTGTTCCATGAGGAGTTTGTCCACTACCTGAAGTACGCCATGATTGTCTACAAGCGTGAACCTGCAGTTGAAAATGTCATAGAGTTTGTCGTGAGGTTTGCCACGAGTTTCCAGTCTCCACCTaaaacagaggaggaggaggaagaggaggaggaggaagaagaagatgcTGAGGATGATCATCCATTTTTGAGTTTCATCTTCAATTTCCTGTTGGAG TCTCATAAAGCCAATAGCCATGCGGTGCGTTTTCGTGTGTGCCAGCTGATCAACAAGTTGCTAGGCAGTATGGCAGAAAATGCCCAGATAGACGACGACCTCTTTGATCACATCCACCAAGCCATGCTGGTCCGTGTCACTGACAAGTTCCCCAATGTAAGGATTCAGGCTGCTTTGGCCATGACGCGTTTACAACAGCCAAAGGATCCTGACTGTCCAACCATCAacg CGTACATGTTGATTCTGGATAATGATTCTAATGCTGAAGTGCGACGTGCCGTTCTTTCCTGCATTGCGATGTCCCCTCGGACCCTCCCTAAAGTACTTGCACGCACCCGGGACATCAAAGAGAACGTCCGCAAGCTAGCTTACCAG GTTCTGGCTGACAAAGTTCACATTAAAGCTTTGACCATCGCACAGAGAGTTAGTCTACTGCAGCAGGGTCTCCATGACACCTCGG aagCGGTGAGGGAGGTGGTTTGTTCTCGTGTACTGCCGTCCTGGATGCTTCGGCTGGACGGTGACTTCATAGAGCTGCTCCACAGGCTGGATGTAGAGAACTGTGCCCAAACAGCTCTGGACACACTGAAAGCCATCTTCAAAGGCACACCTACTGAAGAACTGCTGCAGAACAGAGCGCAGCTCGACAACAG GAAGCTGATCCCAGTGGACTCTCTGTCCTGTGAGAATGTGCTTTACTGGAGAGCTCTGTACGAGTTCATCAAGGCTAAAGGAGAAGAAGGTGATGAAATACTGGAGCAAGTTTTACCAGATGCTGCCACTTATGCAGACTACCTCTGCGG GTATCTGAAGGCAGTGCCTTTGCTGTCAGAGGAACAGAGGGCTGACTTTACCCAGCTGGAGCTCGTCATGACCAAGGAGTTCATCGCCCAACAGCTCATCCATCTCATCGGATGTCTGGACACCAATGAGGAGGGCGGCAG GAAGCGCGTGTTGGCTGTCCTGCAGGAGATGTTAGCTCTTCCACAGACTCCCTCCTCCCTGGTCTCCCTTCTCATGGAAAAACTCCTCACCCTCGTTCCTGATGACCACAGACGCATACAGACT GTGGCAGAACTCATCTCCGATCTGAGGGAGCCCATCAACGAGGCCAGTCAGCCAGTGGATGAGAACATGAGCCGCCGGCAGCAGGTCCAG CTAGCAGAGGTGAAGGTGTGTATCTTGGAGGCTAAACAAACCCTGGAGGACTGTATCACTACCCAGGACTTCAGCCGTGCTGCAGATCTGAAGGACTCCATCACCGAGCTGGAGAACCGCAGGAACCAGATCATCCAGGACATCGCAGAGAGCAGCCAGCCGGCCGACAAGGAGACCCGCACCGAGAAG aatgACCCGGAGACTCTTCTAAGGTGTCTAACAATGTGTGCAGAACTGCTGAAGCAAATGAGCATCAAGACACGAATTGGTCCAACTATTAGTGCCTTAATGTCCTCACTG GTCCTGCCCAGTATAGCAAATGCTCACCCTGCTGTCCGTAACATGGCCGTGCTGTGTCTGGGAACATGCACCCTGCACAGCAAGGAGCTGGCCAAAACCCACAtggtcctgctgctgcag ATTGCCCAGCTGGATGAGGTAAAGATCCGTATCAGTGCTCTGCGGGCCATCATcgacctgctgctgctgtttggcTTCCAGCTGCTCTCTGATCCAGCTGCTACTCCGACGGTCCTGCACTCCCAGTcaccagacagacaggaggaggacGCACCCGTGGCCGAGGAGAAGGGAGATGTACCAGAGGACACCGCACAGAGTATACTTGTGATGCTTTCAGAGTTCCTGGACAGTGAG CTGTCTGACCTGCGTACAGAGACAGCGGAGGGCCTGGCCAAATTAATGTACAACGGCCGTATCTCCAGCGCCAAGATGTTCTCCCGTCTGGTGCTGCTGTGGTACAATCCTGTCACCGAGGGCGACACCCGGCTACGCCACTGCCTCGGCGTCTTCTTCCAGCTCTACGCCCGCGAGAGCAg GGTCCACcaggaggtggtggaggagggCTTCCTGCCGACTGTTCGAACTCTGATGAATGCTCCAGCCACCTCTCCGCTAGCTGAGGTGGATATTAACAATGTGGTCGAGCTACTTGTCGAGCTGACTCGTCCGAGTGCACTTATTAAGGCCTCCGCTAACACCGAG GAGGTGTGTGTCCATGACTACTTGGCGGTGCGTATGTGTGGGGAGATGTTGAAGGACCCCACAGCCCCTGAGGTGCGTCTCTATGCCAAGACTCTAAGCAACCTGGAGCTCAGCAGAGATGAGACTGTCAGGAAAGACCTGCagatgctgctgcagcagcttgTACAG GTGGTGAAGGATCGTGTCCTTCTTCGTGCCCTGGAGAAAATGATTTATCAGCTAGTGGACTCCAAAGAACAGGCTGAGCTCCTCAGCGCTAGCGCACTACAACCAGTGGATGTCAATGCAGATG AGGTGGCAACAGACGATCCATCTAAATCTGCCAAGAGAGCCAAAAGAG GTCAGAGGAAAGCCTGCACAGCCAAAGGGGGCAAAAAGTCGAGCAGGAGGGCAGAGTCATCAGAGGAGAG